A region from the Sandaracinus amylolyticus genome encodes:
- a CDS encoding response regulator transcription factor — MSRHILVVDDEARIREVVQYALAREGHRVTVAGDGKSAREAFGRGDVELVVLDVMLPDVDGLTLCREIRAASRVPILFLSARSDEIDRVLGLELGGDDYLTKPFSPRELVARVKAVLRRIEGPAESTPAPTPKGTRLRHGAITIDLERHEVRYGSELVALTPTELGMLAALIERPGIVLSRGQLMKRAYAYDNLVTERTIDTHVRRIRAKFRALGGDPIATVHGVGYKAAGA, encoded by the coding sequence TTGAGCCGTCACATCCTGGTCGTCGACGACGAGGCACGCATCCGCGAGGTCGTGCAGTACGCGCTCGCGCGCGAGGGCCATCGCGTCACCGTCGCGGGCGACGGCAAGAGCGCGCGCGAGGCGTTCGGTCGCGGCGACGTCGAGCTCGTCGTGCTCGACGTGATGCTCCCCGACGTCGACGGCCTCACGCTCTGTCGCGAGATCCGCGCCGCGTCGCGCGTGCCGATCCTGTTCCTCTCGGCGCGCAGCGACGAGATCGATCGCGTGCTCGGGCTCGAGCTCGGCGGCGACGACTACCTCACGAAGCCGTTCTCGCCGCGCGAGCTCGTCGCGCGCGTGAAGGCGGTGCTGCGCCGCATCGAAGGGCCCGCCGAGAGCACGCCCGCTCCGACCCCGAAGGGCACGCGCCTGCGCCACGGCGCGATCACGATCGATCTCGAGCGCCACGAGGTGCGCTACGGCAGCGAGCTCGTCGCGCTCACGCCGACCGAGCTGGGCATGCTCGCCGCGCTGATCGAGCGCCCCGGCATCGTGCTGTCGCGCGGACAGCTCATGAAGCGCGCGTACGCGTACGACAACCTCGTCACCGAGCGCACGATCGACACCCACGTGCGGCGCATCCGCGCGAAGTTCCGCGCGCTCGGCGGCGACCCGATCGCGACGGTGCACGGCGTCGGCTACAAGGCCGCGGGAGCCTGA
- a CDS encoding alpha/beta hydrolase, which yields MRRCFVLVSLALVSIAGCASFPQRLEHTTVRSSALRDTYAEYAVYVPPDFTQDERLPLVLFLHGGGDGPDCFDRHGVSQRLDRGMRDGSIPRAVIAIPQGDLGFWANWYDGSRSYEDWAIDEVLPRVARRHHTQACPEGCHLMGVSMGAEGAIRIALHRPGAFASVTSISGPSMDTERRIAFTNDRLVSTFVPTLHVFGPPEPRSRVERDDPFVQWRTPDALGRTRLMIAWGESDRDVVRDGGEALRAHLEAHGVPHVAHVFPGEHGWDAWGPVIEEALRVQLGAGQLERAQITPRQ from the coding sequence ATGCGCCGGTGCTTCGTGCTCGTCTCTCTCGCGCTCGTGTCGATCGCGGGCTGTGCGTCGTTCCCGCAGCGGCTCGAGCACACGACGGTTCGAAGCAGCGCGCTGCGCGACACCTACGCGGAGTACGCGGTCTACGTGCCGCCCGACTTCACGCAGGACGAGCGCCTGCCGCTCGTGCTCTTCCTCCACGGCGGCGGCGACGGGCCCGACTGCTTCGATCGACACGGCGTCTCGCAGCGGCTCGATCGGGGCATGCGCGATGGATCGATCCCGCGCGCCGTCATCGCGATCCCGCAGGGCGACCTCGGGTTCTGGGCGAACTGGTACGACGGATCGCGCAGCTACGAGGACTGGGCGATCGACGAGGTGCTCCCGCGGGTCGCGCGACGTCATCACACGCAGGCGTGCCCCGAGGGCTGTCATCTGATGGGCGTGTCGATGGGGGCGGAAGGCGCGATCCGCATCGCGCTCCATCGACCGGGCGCGTTCGCGAGCGTCACGTCGATCAGCGGGCCCTCGATGGACACCGAGCGGCGCATCGCGTTCACGAACGATCGGCTCGTGAGCACGTTCGTGCCGACGCTGCACGTGTTCGGGCCGCCCGAGCCGCGCTCGCGCGTGGAGCGCGACGACCCGTTCGTGCAGTGGCGCACGCCCGACGCGCTCGGTCGCACGCGGTTGATGATCGCGTGGGGGGAGTCCGATCGCGACGTCGTGCGCGACGGGGGCGAAGCGCTGCGCGCGCATCTCGAGGCGCACGGCGTGCCTCACGTCGCGCACGTGTTCCCCGGCGAGCACGGCTGGGACGCGTGGGGACCGGTGATCGAAGAAGCGCTGCGCGTGCAGCTCGGCGCGGGACAGCTCGAGCGCGCTCAGATCACGCCGCGCCAGTGA
- a CDS encoding M23 family metallopeptidase gives MRKRLGRALAALVLCAWLVALGAYFLDPVPLGSPVRGARAFHSTFGAPRSGGRRHQGVDVFAARGTPVVAAHDGLVVHVGTYSLGGRVVHTLGRRGVLCYYAHLDAWAPGLAVGQWVREGDVLGTVGNTGNARTTPPHLHFEARPLALGLAAVDPVTLLPARRFTASQR, from the coding sequence ATGCGGAAACGACTCGGACGCGCGCTCGCGGCGCTCGTTCTCTGCGCCTGGCTCGTCGCCCTCGGCGCCTACTTCCTCGACCCCGTCCCGCTCGGCTCGCCGGTCCGCGGAGCCCGCGCGTTCCACTCGACGTTCGGCGCGCCGCGCTCCGGCGGGCGACGCCACCAGGGCGTCGACGTCTTCGCCGCGCGCGGGACTCCGGTCGTCGCGGCGCACGACGGGCTCGTCGTCCACGTAGGCACGTACTCGCTGGGCGGTCGCGTGGTGCACACGCTCGGACGCCGCGGCGTGCTCTGTTACTACGCGCACCTCGACGCGTGGGCGCCCGGTCTCGCGGTCGGCCAGTGGGTGCGCGAGGGCGACGTGCTCGGCACGGTGGGCAACACCGGCAACGCACGCACGACGCCGCCGCACCTGCACTTCGAGGCGCGACCGCTCGCGCTCGGTCTCGCGGCAGTCGATCCGGTGACGCTCCTGCCGGCGCGTCGATTCACCGCTTCGCAACGATAG
- a CDS encoding aldo/keto reductase, producing the protein MIARRALGRTGLDVSIVGLGAGRIGDPSQDAREVERLLHGALDGGVTLIDTARSYGLSEERIGRFLATRRDAFVLSTKVGYDVDGVPDWTGECVRRGIENALGRLRTDRIELVFLHSCPRDVLERRDVIDALHDAKRAGKIRCAGYSGENEELAWAIDSGAFDVVQHSVSVADQRVLDDALPRAAERGIGVLAKRPLANAAFALEHRPDAPDTATYFDRLRAMSIDPRALPWPELALRFSAFAPGVSSAIVGTARLENLVRSLDAASRGPLDPDHVRAIRDAFRARDDHWRGVI; encoded by the coding sequence GTGATCGCACGGCGCGCGCTCGGTCGCACCGGCCTCGATGTCTCGATCGTCGGCCTCGGTGCAGGTCGCATCGGAGACCCATCGCAGGACGCGCGCGAGGTCGAGCGCCTCCTGCACGGCGCGCTCGATGGCGGCGTCACGCTGATCGACACCGCGCGCTCGTACGGGCTCTCCGAGGAGCGCATCGGGCGATTCCTCGCGACGCGACGCGACGCCTTCGTGCTCTCGACGAAGGTCGGCTACGACGTCGACGGAGTGCCCGACTGGACCGGCGAGTGCGTGCGCCGCGGCATCGAGAACGCGCTCGGTCGTCTGCGCACCGATCGCATCGAGCTCGTGTTCCTCCACTCGTGCCCGCGCGACGTGCTCGAGCGACGCGACGTGATCGACGCGCTCCACGACGCGAAGCGCGCGGGGAAGATCCGCTGCGCGGGCTACTCCGGCGAGAACGAAGAGCTCGCGTGGGCGATCGACTCGGGCGCCTTCGACGTCGTGCAGCACAGCGTCAGCGTCGCGGACCAGCGCGTGCTCGACGACGCGCTGCCGCGCGCCGCGGAGCGCGGCATCGGCGTGCTCGCGAAGCGCCCGCTCGCGAACGCCGCGTTCGCGCTCGAGCATCGCCCCGACGCGCCCGACACCGCGACGTACTTCGATCGCTTGCGCGCGATGTCGATCGATCCGCGCGCCCTGCCCTGGCCCGAGCTCGCGCTGCGCTTCAGCGCGTTCGCGCCCGGTGTCTCGAGCGCGATCGTCGGCACCGCGAGGCTCGAGAACCTCGTGCGCTCGCTCGATGCCGCGTCACGCGGTCCGCTCGATCCCGATCACGTCCGCGCGATCCGCGACGCGTTCCGCGCGCGCGACGATCACTGGCGCGGCGTGATCTGA
- a CDS encoding DnaJ C-terminal domain-containing protein: MSYKDYYEALGVSRSTTQDELQKAYKKLARQYHPDVNKEPGAEDRFKSINEAYDVLKDPEKRSLYDKYGPAWKAISEGRQPPPGTENVRFDFGDLGGFGGQGFDPNDLGSIFEQFFGGQVEGMRGARRRPRGPRRGDDRETVLEIGVSDAFAGGARDLGIRDPETGQTQRLTVRIPGGVRTGQRIRLAGKGGQGSPGAPPGDLFLEVKVVPDARYRLEGDDLHVTLPITPWEAALGATVPLVTLDGEVRLKVPPGTSSGRNIRLREKGYPRKEGARGDLYATVQIVVPESLTPREKELFEELQKASQFRAR; the protein is encoded by the coding sequence GTGAGCTACAAGGACTACTACGAGGCGCTCGGTGTCTCGCGTTCCACGACGCAAGACGAGCTTCAGAAGGCGTACAAGAAGCTCGCGCGCCAGTACCACCCGGACGTCAACAAAGAGCCGGGCGCCGAGGACCGCTTCAAGTCGATCAACGAGGCGTACGACGTCCTCAAGGATCCCGAGAAGCGCAGCCTCTACGACAAGTACGGGCCCGCGTGGAAGGCGATCTCCGAAGGCCGCCAGCCCCCGCCCGGCACCGAGAACGTGCGCTTCGACTTCGGCGACCTCGGCGGCTTCGGAGGTCAGGGCTTCGATCCGAACGATCTCGGCTCGATCTTCGAGCAGTTCTTCGGCGGACAGGTCGAGGGCATGCGCGGCGCGCGCCGTCGCCCGCGTGGGCCGCGCCGCGGTGACGATCGCGAGACCGTGCTGGAGATCGGTGTGTCGGACGCGTTCGCGGGGGGCGCGCGCGACCTCGGCATCCGCGATCCCGAGACGGGTCAGACCCAGCGCCTCACCGTCCGCATCCCGGGCGGTGTGCGCACCGGACAGCGGATCCGCCTCGCGGGCAAGGGCGGTCAGGGCAGCCCGGGCGCGCCGCCCGGCGATCTCTTCCTCGAGGTGAAGGTCGTCCCCGACGCGCGTTATCGCCTCGAGGGCGACGACCTCCACGTGACGCTCCCGATCACGCCGTGGGAAGCCGCGCTCGGCGCGACGGTGCCCCTCGTGACGCTCGACGGCGAGGTCCGCTTGAAGGTGCCGCCGGGCACGTCGTCGGGCCGGAACATCCGCCTTCGCGAGAAGGGCTATCCCCGCAAGGAAGGTGCGCGCGGCGACCTCTACGCGACGGTGCAGATCGTCGTGCCGGAGTCGCTCACGCCGCGCGAGAAGGAGCTCTTCGAGGAGCTCCAGAAAGCGAGCCAGTTCCGTGCGCGATGA
- a CDS encoding zinc-ribbon domain-containing protein, which produces MTVFCPNCGKPNTDTATQCVACGTGLKPKAAGSKFKGTMMMTGVTPPKPGAPAAGGAPPGPPPQGAPPGPPPPQGAPPAEAGGQKQNLAFQATMLGPMTPPPGAPPGAPPPGGGFGAPPPSAGGGFGAPPPSAGGGFGAPPPGGGFGAPPGGGPGTPPPGGGFGAPPPSGGFGAQPPSGGFGAPPPGGFGAPPPSDASGGFGAPPPSSNAPGGFGAPPPGGGFGAPPGGGPGTPPPGGGFGAPPPGGGFGAPPGGGPGTPPPGGGFGAPPPGGGFGAPPGGPPPGGFGAPPGGPPPGGGFGAPPPGAPPGGFGGGPPGGPQPPMGGAPAAPGGPAKSNTGKYVAIGCGVLFMFCCVSSIVYNVVCGGMAAMAPTPVVAPDGTTVPADPGAGGGGSVCGRAAECCNAYLSAMGTPGVVDCGMYNSMPAGAETGCQSAIDGWRAGLQALGREVPAACQ; this is translated from the coding sequence GTGACCGTCTTCTGTCCCAACTGCGGAAAACCGAACACCGACACGGCGACCCAGTGCGTCGCGTGCGGCACCGGCCTGAAGCCCAAGGCAGCCGGCTCGAAGTTCAAGGGCACGATGATGATGACGGGCGTGACGCCGCCGAAGCCGGGTGCTCCGGCCGCCGGTGGCGCGCCGCCGGGACCGCCGCCGCAGGGCGCGCCGCCGGGACCGCCGCCGCCGCAGGGCGCACCGCCCGCCGAGGCCGGGGGACAGAAGCAGAACCTCGCGTTCCAGGCGACCATGCTGGGCCCGATGACGCCGCCGCCGGGCGCGCCTCCGGGGGCGCCGCCTCCGGGTGGTGGATTCGGCGCGCCGCCCCCGAGCGCGGGTGGTGGCTTCGGGGCGCCGCCGCCGAGCGCGGGCGGTGGCTTCGGCGCGCCGCCTCCGGGCGGTGGCTTCGGTGCGCCTCCGGGCGGTGGGCCGGGCACGCCGCCGCCGGGCGGTGGGTTCGGGGCGCCGCCGCCGAGCGGTGGCTTCGGCGCGCAGCCGCCGAGCGGTGGCTTCGGTGCGCCGCCTCCGGGTGGCTTCGGCGCGCCCCCGCCGAGTGACGCGTCCGGCGGGTTCGGGGCGCCGCCGCCGAGCAGCAACGCGCCGGGCGGCTTCGGTGCGCCGCCTCCGGGTGGTGGCTTCGGCGCGCCTCCGGGCGGTGGTCCGGGCACCCCGCCGCCGGGTGGTGGCTTCGGCGCACCGCCTCCGGGTGGTGGCTTCGGCGCGCCTCCGGGCGGTGGTCCGGGCACCCCGCCGCCGGGTGGTGGCTTCGGTGCACCGCCGCCGGGTGGAGGCTTCGGCGCGCCTCCGGGCGGTCCGCCGCCGGGTGGCTTCGGCGCGCCTCCGGGCGGTCCGCCGCCGGGCGGTGGCTTCGGTGCGCCGCCTCCGGGCGCGCCCCCGGGTGGCTTCGGTGGAGGCCCGCCGGGTGGTCCTCAGCCCCCGATGGGCGGGGCGCCCGCGGCGCCCGGTGGCCCCGCGAAGAGCAACACCGGCAAGTACGTCGCGATCGGCTGCGGCGTGCTCTTCATGTTCTGCTGCGTGTCGAGCATCGTCTACAACGTCGTCTGCGGCGGCATGGCCGCGATGGCGCCGACGCCGGTGGTCGCGCCCGACGGCACGACCGTTCCCGCCGACCCCGGTGCGGGCGGCGGCGGCAGCGTCTGCGGCCGCGCGGCCGAGTGCTGCAACGCCTATCTCTCGGCGATGGGCACGCCCGGCGTCGTCGACTGCGGCATGTACAACAGCATGCCGGCGGGCGCGGAGACGGGCTGCCAGTCGGCGATCGACGGCTGGCGTGCCGGCCTGCAGGCGCTCGGCCGCGAGGTCCCGGCCGCCTGCCAGTGA
- a CDS encoding serine/threonine-protein kinase gives MRQQAPRNVQQDDLREVLAEIDRVTHDDPRVGEVVGDRYRIVRLLAEGGMGRVYVAEHVEIGMPVAVKLLPVATDDEKAIKRFRREAVAAAQIRSPHVVQVFDFGRTRDGSFYLVMELLHGRDLATTMEQDGLPEPERAVDMLRQIARALDQAHAHGIVHRDLKPENVFVVDGSCYADYVKVLDFGVAKSVLRGAGSLTDVGTVLGTPAYMAPEQAMGDVDRIGPACDRYALGALALEVLTGATPYPYESAARTLRALADEPPRLPSDLGVRAPGLDAVFARALAHDPRDRFISASGFVEALAKVIGDAPEGVLATGGGRRSSMIRALSPRRRAPSENVTIVGTPSAPEMPAVPMPEYAVIQAAEPAAEPELGLDAQPPPAPVVPSPMLAAHEDGPARAAMFAVLIAIAIVFFVGGLAFGALLSLPD, from the coding sequence ATGCGACAGCAAGCACCGCGCAACGTTCAGCAAGACGATCTGAGAGAGGTCCTCGCGGAGATCGATCGCGTCACGCACGACGACCCGCGCGTCGGCGAGGTCGTCGGGGATCGCTACCGCATCGTGCGTCTGCTCGCCGAGGGCGGCATGGGGCGCGTCTACGTCGCCGAGCACGTCGAGATCGGCATGCCGGTCGCGGTGAAGCTGCTCCCGGTCGCCACCGACGACGAGAAGGCGATCAAGCGCTTCCGCCGCGAGGCGGTGGCGGCCGCGCAGATCCGCAGCCCGCACGTCGTGCAGGTGTTCGACTTCGGTCGCACGCGCGACGGGTCGTTCTATCTCGTGATGGAGCTGCTCCACGGGCGCGATCTCGCGACGACGATGGAGCAGGACGGTCTGCCCGAGCCGGAGCGCGCGGTGGACATGCTGCGGCAGATCGCGCGCGCGCTCGATCAGGCGCACGCGCACGGCATCGTGCATCGCGACCTCAAGCCCGAGAACGTCTTCGTCGTCGACGGCTCCTGCTACGCCGACTACGTGAAGGTGCTCGACTTCGGCGTCGCGAAGAGCGTGCTGCGCGGCGCGGGCTCGCTCACCGACGTCGGCACGGTGCTCGGAACGCCGGCGTACATGGCGCCCGAGCAGGCGATGGGCGACGTCGATCGCATCGGGCCCGCGTGCGATCGCTACGCGCTCGGCGCGCTCGCGCTCGAGGTCCTGACCGGCGCGACGCCCTATCCCTACGAGAGCGCGGCGCGCACGCTGCGCGCGCTCGCGGACGAGCCGCCGCGCCTGCCGAGCGATCTCGGCGTGCGCGCGCCGGGCCTCGACGCGGTGTTCGCGCGCGCGCTCGCGCACGATCCGCGCGATCGCTTCATCAGCGCGTCGGGCTTCGTCGAGGCGCTCGCGAAGGTGATCGGCGATGCGCCCGAGGGCGTGCTCGCGACCGGCGGTGGGCGTCGTAGCTCGATGATCCGCGCGCTCTCGCCGCGCCGTCGCGCGCCCAGCGAGAACGTGACGATCGTCGGCACGCCGAGCGCGCCCGAGATGCCCGCGGTGCCGATGCCGGAGTACGCGGTCATCCAGGCCGCGGAGCCCGCGGCCGAGCCGGAGCTCGGGCTCGACGCCCAGCCGCCGCCGGCGCCCGTCGTGCCGTCGCCGATGCTCGCGGCGCACGAGGACGGACCGGCGCGCGCCGCGATGTTCGCGGTGCTGATCGCGATCGCGATCGTGTTCTTCGTCGGCGGGCTCGCGTTCGGCGCGCTGCTCTCGCTGCCGGACTGA
- a CDS encoding vWA domain-containing protein has protein sequence MTTRTLGSLFVACALIACGGAQHGGDREDPEAIVLEGALGNTFVPAAQSSEIVARLRVGTVTPEGLHRPPINLALVVDTSGSMEGRPIDDARAATAALLDAMHDGDRLAVVAFHSSTEIVLPSTQIDRGRIEELREQVSALRATGTTDLGGGMRAGLEEVMRHYDPQGINRVVLLSDGVPNDPTTIEPLAQAAGERGIAITALGLGTEYDETLLAAIAQRSGGRFHFVEESSAVARVFQDEVLRMRHVLARNLSIEIRPGPGVRVESVVGQPQVGMDGSVRVALGDVAEGETRDVIVRLRAEGRRTGAMVELMDAVLTFDDAVAEAGRLERRLFLGARATADEADLARGRDESVERDAARMMAAAVTVEAIRLARGGELDEARVILAQAALRAEAEAQSSGDASLAEQAQGMRSVEMYLPSVAATAPSAAPPPPEAASDEAPRAIRAEHERAVRVLQGPL, from the coding sequence ATGACGACGAGGACGCTCGGATCACTGTTCGTCGCGTGCGCGCTGATCGCATGCGGGGGTGCGCAGCACGGTGGGGATCGCGAGGACCCGGAGGCGATCGTGCTCGAAGGCGCGCTCGGCAACACGTTCGTGCCCGCCGCGCAGTCGAGCGAGATCGTCGCGCGCCTGCGCGTCGGCACGGTCACGCCCGAGGGCCTGCATCGCCCGCCGATCAACCTCGCGCTCGTGGTCGACACGTCGGGCTCGATGGAGGGCCGACCGATCGACGACGCGCGCGCCGCCACCGCCGCGCTGCTCGACGCGATGCACGACGGTGATCGCCTCGCGGTCGTCGCGTTCCACTCGTCGACCGAGATCGTGCTGCCGTCGACGCAGATCGATCGCGGCCGCATCGAGGAGCTGCGGGAGCAGGTCTCGGCGCTGCGCGCGACCGGCACCACCGACCTCGGCGGCGGCATGCGCGCCGGGCTCGAGGAGGTGATGCGCCACTACGATCCGCAGGGCATCAACCGCGTCGTCCTGCTCAGCGACGGCGTGCCCAACGACCCGACGACCATCGAGCCGCTCGCGCAGGCCGCTGGCGAGCGCGGCATCGCGATCACCGCGCTCGGTCTGGGCACCGAGTACGACGAGACGCTGCTCGCCGCGATCGCGCAGCGAAGCGGAGGGCGGTTCCACTTCGTCGAGGAGTCGAGCGCGGTCGCGCGCGTCTTCCAGGACGAGGTGCTCCGCATGCGACACGTCCTCGCGCGCAACCTCTCGATCGAGATCCGCCCCGGCCCGGGCGTGCGCGTCGAGAGCGTCGTCGGTCAGCCCCAGGTCGGCATGGACGGCTCGGTGCGCGTCGCGCTCGGCGACGTCGCGGAGGGCGAGACGCGCGACGTGATCGTGCGGCTCCGCGCGGAGGGTCGTCGCACGGGCGCGATGGTCGAGCTGATGGACGCGGTGCTCACGTTCGACGATGCGGTCGCGGAGGCCGGCCGTCTCGAGCGTCGTCTCTTCCTCGGTGCGCGCGCGACCGCGGACGAGGCGGATCTCGCGCGTGGTCGCGACGAGTCGGTCGAGCGCGACGCAGCGCGCATGATGGCGGCCGCGGTGACGGTCGAGGCGATCCGTCTCGCGCGCGGTGGCGAGCTCGACGAGGCGCGCGTCATCCTCGCGCAGGCCGCGCTGCGCGCCGAGGCCGAGGCGCAGAGCAGCGGCGATGCATCGCTCGCCGAGCAGGCGCAGGGCATGCGCAGCGTCGAGATGTACCTGCCCAGCGTCGCAGCGACCGCGCCGAGCGCCGCACCTCCGCCCCCCGAGGCCGCGTCCGACGAGGCGCCGCGCGCGATCCGCGCCGAGCACGAGCGCGCGGTGCGCGTGCTACAAGGCCCGCTGTGA
- the nuoE gene encoding complex I 24 kDa subunit family protein, translating into MAFTLSAEHEKIVDELIARYPTKQAACIPVLHLCQRQVGWVSPDVVAYVATRLGMAASEVQGVVTFYTMYAQHPPGKHTVWVCRTLSCELMGAKTIQEHLEHRLGCHAGETSADGTFTLKKAECLAACGYGPMVQIDDQFFENLTVEKLDALLDRIARGETPTQEETAWYPNAAAATTSGS; encoded by the coding sequence ATGGCGTTCACCCTCTCCGCAGAGCACGAGAAGATCGTCGACGAGCTGATCGCGCGGTACCCGACGAAGCAGGCCGCGTGCATCCCGGTGCTCCACCTCTGCCAGCGCCAGGTCGGCTGGGTGAGCCCCGACGTGGTCGCCTACGTCGCGACGCGGCTCGGAATGGCCGCGAGCGAGGTGCAAGGCGTCGTCACGTTCTACACGATGTACGCGCAGCATCCGCCCGGGAAGCACACCGTCTGGGTCTGCAGGACGCTCTCCTGCGAGCTGATGGGCGCGAAGACGATCCAGGAGCACCTGGAGCATCGCCTCGGCTGCCACGCGGGCGAGACCAGCGCGGACGGCACGTTCACGCTGAAGAAGGCGGAGTGCCTCGCGGCCTGCGGCTACGGCCCGATGGTGCAGATCGACGATCAGTTCTTCGAGAACCTGACCGTCGAGAAGCTCGACGCGCTGCTCGATCGCATCGCGCGAGGCGAGACGCCCACCCAGGAAGAGACCGCCTGGTACCCGAACGCCGCCGCCGCGACGACCAGCGGCAGCTGA
- a CDS encoding sensor histidine kinase has protein sequence MNVLVLLVPWAGLEFARIHERQLLLSLERDMRNQAVLAREIAEDAIASGRELESPRVMRILVDAARTTRTRVRVLDERAVVRIDSHAWGPPEGPEPLPPTVVPQEIYDLSNDIRRSSARVARWSDEGDRWPLVADRREVREALAGRPSAYTRLRAEHPSVILFVTEPIRHRGSVTGAIYVTRSTQPVLEELYKIRAGLTVVMGVAVFLTALLTLVLAWSISRPLTRLARAARRIAAGERDVVVPVGGSGEIRDLSHAFATMTAELDRRLRYISEFAADVAHEFKSPLTSIRGAAELLGEGASDDPETRERFLRNIQLDADRLDRLVSRLLELSRIEASREPMGDVDLAALITRVVERTQSPDPRVEVHAPATLPPLRGRENDLERALLNLVENAIRFSPPGRPVSITIELARDAIHLAVRDHGSGVAPEHRARIFERFFTTDAERNGTGLGLSIVKSVAEAHGGRVRLDEHTTPGARFVITLPLGARGSVRA, from the coding sequence GTGAACGTGCTCGTGCTGCTCGTGCCGTGGGCGGGGCTCGAGTTCGCGCGCATCCACGAGCGCCAGCTCCTCCTCTCGCTCGAGCGCGACATGCGCAACCAGGCGGTGCTCGCGAGAGAGATCGCCGAGGACGCGATCGCCTCGGGTCGCGAGCTCGAGTCGCCGCGCGTGATGCGCATCCTCGTCGACGCGGCGCGCACCACACGCACGCGCGTCCGCGTGCTCGACGAGCGCGCCGTCGTCCGCATCGACTCGCACGCGTGGGGCCCGCCCGAAGGGCCCGAGCCGCTGCCGCCCACCGTCGTACCGCAGGAGATCTACGATCTCTCGAACGACATCCGTCGATCGAGCGCGCGCGTCGCGCGATGGAGCGACGAGGGAGATCGCTGGCCGCTGGTCGCCGATCGCCGCGAGGTGCGCGAGGCGCTCGCGGGACGACCCTCCGCGTACACGCGCCTGCGCGCCGAGCATCCGTCGGTGATCCTCTTCGTGACGGAGCCCATCCGTCATCGCGGCAGTGTCACCGGCGCGATCTACGTCACGCGATCCACGCAGCCGGTGCTCGAGGAGCTCTACAAGATCCGCGCGGGGCTCACCGTCGTGATGGGCGTCGCGGTGTTCCTCACCGCGCTGCTCACGCTCGTGCTCGCGTGGTCGATCTCGCGCCCGCTCACGCGCCTCGCGCGCGCCGCGCGTCGCATCGCCGCGGGAGAGCGCGACGTCGTCGTGCCGGTCGGCGGCAGCGGCGAGATCCGCGATCTCTCGCACGCGTTCGCGACGATGACCGCGGAGCTCGATCGGCGCCTCCGCTACATCTCGGAGTTCGCGGCCGACGTCGCGCACGAGTTCAAGTCCCCGCTCACCTCGATCCGCGGCGCGGCGGAGCTGCTCGGCGAAGGCGCGTCGGACGATCCCGAGACGCGCGAGCGCTTCCTGCGGAACATCCAGCTCGACGCGGATCGCCTCGATCGTCTCGTCTCGCGACTGCTGGAGCTCTCGCGCATCGAGGCCTCACGCGAGCCGATGGGCGATGTCGATCTCGCTGCGCTGATCACGCGCGTCGTCGAGCGCACGCAGAGCCCAGATCCACGCGTCGAGGTGCACGCGCCCGCGACGCTCCCGCCACTCCGCGGCCGCGAGAACGATCTCGAGCGCGCGCTGCTCAACCTCGTCGAGAACGCGATCCGCTTCTCCCCGCCGGGACGGCCGGTGTCGATCACGATCGAGCTCGCGCGCGACGCGATCCACCTCGCGGTGCGCGATCACGGGTCAGGCGTCGCGCCCGAGCACCGCGCGCGCATCTTCGAGCGCTTCTTCACGACCGACGCGGAGCGCAACGGCACCGGCCTCGGGCTCTCGATCGTGAAGAGCGTCGCCGAAGCGCACGGCGGGCGTGTGCGGCTCGACGAGCACACCACGCCCGGCGCGCGCTTCGTGATCACGCTCCCGCTCGGAGCGCGTGGTAGCGTGCGCGCGTGA